A single region of the Thermococcus sp. Bubb.Bath genome encodes:
- a CDS encoding PEGA domain-containing protein, with protein sequence MRSIHYVVLILILAVLIPVISTTHAIPSVSATTGNYILWEYNTTEKVLSIDISDDGNYIAVGTWADKNGDNLLQSNDSGSLFLLSKNGSLLWKKTFNSPVTSVAITPNGDYIAIADYGNGVMLFNKEGTLLWQDNTSLLPWRVKISPDGSYVVAGSTDDFVYALNRSGNLIWKDNIAMRIRAIDLSSDGYIAVAHGNWFYINGEENYNYLYLFNENGSKLWTKIFNDTTNAVSISENGAYIAVGTGTHCTSNGTWTGSGNYYVYYYTKSGSPLWKYKTSSEVSQVLVSPTGDYVLAGDGWGNVYLFSRGGNLQWRQDVGCYIDSLSATPDFSLIVTGDACGKVNILNTNGKILASFNTNGRVYGNAISENYLATVGSTDGSVYLLETGKLTNGSLQVFSNPSGAKVYVNGTYEGITPLTLTIQPGTYQVRVTKQGYLDYVRTITINPGQTTTINAQLTPLATLSITSEPNGAEVYINGTHQGVTPLTLTLNPGTYQIKLSKQDYEDYTTTVTIGPGETKNLSITLTPAFGYLTVYSNPSGADVYVDGSLIGTTPLENYKLSTGQHELKLSKQAYADYIKTITINPGQTTTINAELTPKPATLTINSNPSGASVLINNAYWGGTPITVSLPPGTYEVKISKKGYKDYMTTMYLNASDSKVINVELTPMPPTLTVNSTPSGAKVYLDGSYVGATPLEGTLSIGPHLLQLAYPNYPHYSKLISAEAGGGYNINVNLTSLSNSGILWRFVGTGAVYATASSSDGNYTAAGSGDYVLLFNSTGAPLWEYNAGGKVNAIDLSSDGSLIVAGIAAPLESGTSGYFVYAFDRNGNLLWKHDIPGEVWSVDVSEDGKYIAVGSRNSYVYLFDRNGNLLWQYPSPGGIPSGSGVRSVKISNNDAYVAAGREDGKLFFLDINGNLKWWKGLGDDVRSVDLSADGSYVVAGSYDNNVYLFDRTGTLKWKFNAGYDVSAVAISSDGKTISASTWKGEVYLLDGSGHSLWNYSTNGGVSTLAMTSDGKYVAAGTQLGKVYVFDTSGAVVWSYSEPSRIWSISFTPTGSMAVGSNVLDMFNPMEVIKLKEEAQSLIDQATNQVNYAEQHGIDVSDVEILLDRARKEFRERDYASAKADAQAALDKANQAIETAREEAASAISSAEKKINEALSLDLNVSEAQTLLNSSRELYSKGFYPEAKEKALNAEDIAETAIEKYYAKDAIENATKAITIALNEGANVSSAQGLLNQAQAAFNSGDYSTAKSLAEEAKQKAELAVAKTNAQKAIEAAGEVISNATEHGIDVSEAESLLKKAQTAYKRGKYDSAENYANQALETATSTVEAARKEAEGAIASANATVKNAILFFNSARNGGIDVEDVEANLTEAKNELQNATELYNEGYYPAAGEKANDSAAIAARIESVLGSRMETFRGEALSEIKAANQTIQSIKMKHIDTSEAEEKLQEALNEFNLKLYPDAARLAEEAKALAENKLEEEKNASSEEISEAEKAVNSTERSIQTLKSAGIPLEKAESELNSAKTKLEDAKNYFQNGYYTDAKLSAVEALQLANQSMQDAKDGARKYAVNIIVGAKNCTDTAESHGINVKNESALVQEAIDELNSEEYLKAAEDAMVALRSCNETIKAAESAKDAMDETASILAELNSEGIGCPNATKLLQSAQEKYQEADYTGAEEVASKALEKAKECKQSGETVKNALDEVNSTVTSWKGEGYYMEPAEEILKNATAALRAGNISRAQSLVTQTNSTAWELKKKWDSVEGNITAAENAIRDAENMGLNPKKAKELLDEAKSNLSSGHFEEAKQLAEKAIAAANDVDGDGVPNWEDFAPTINNLYIYGGAGILILLSVLLLWRLIRRRRLNGVYFSIVNAYKSIDDGIVPDEAGDEVNRMKELVNRAADAYKAGNIGELQRIREEIDGLRSSVEAKMREYDELKEEIIRSIEAIFGEGEAISGEGGEVDAEH encoded by the coding sequence ATGAGATCAATCCACTATGTTGTCTTAATCTTAATTTTGGCCGTCTTAATTCCTGTTATAAGCACAACCCACGCTATCCCCTCTGTTTCCGCAACTACGGGGAACTACATTTTATGGGAATACAACACGACGGAGAAGGTGCTCTCGATAGATATAAGTGACGACGGGAATTACATTGCCGTCGGTACATGGGCTGACAAGAACGGAGATAACCTACTACAATCGAACGATAGCGGCTCACTGTTTTTATTAAGCAAAAATGGTAGTCTTCTGTGGAAAAAAACATTCAACAGCCCAGTAACCTCCGTAGCTATAACTCCCAACGGTGACTACATAGCAATTGCAGACTACGGAAACGGAGTTATGTTATTTAACAAAGAAGGTACCTTATTATGGCAAGATAACACCTCTTTGCTCCCGTGGAGGGTCAAGATATCCCCTGACGGAAGCTATGTAGTAGCAGGAAGCACTGACGATTTTGTATATGCTCTCAATAGAAGCGGCAATCTCATTTGGAAAGATAACATAGCAATGAGGATTAGAGCAATTGATCTGTCCTCTGACGGATATATTGCAGTAGCTCACGGAAACTGGTTTTATATAAACGGAGAAGAGAACTACAATTACCTCTATCTTTTCAACGAGAACGGGAGCAAGTTGTGGACAAAAATTTTTAATGATACAACTAACGCTGTATCCATAAGTGAGAATGGGGCATATATTGCAGTCGGTACTGGAACACACTGTACTTCGAACGGGACATGGACAGGAAGTGGCAACTACTATGTTTATTATTACACGAAAAGTGGAAGTCCTCTGTGGAAGTATAAAACCAGCAGCGAGGTATCACAGGTATTAGTTTCTCCTACAGGGGATTATGTTCTGGCTGGGGATGGATGGGGGAATGTATACCTGTTTTCAAGAGGGGGAAATCTTCAGTGGAGACAGGACGTTGGATGTTACATTGATTCACTGAGTGCCACCCCAGACTTCTCACTTATAGTCACCGGAGATGCATGTGGCAAAGTTAACATCCTCAACACAAACGGAAAGATTCTGGCATCCTTTAACACAAACGGGAGAGTTTATGGAAACGCAATCTCAGAGAATTACCTCGCGACAGTGGGAAGTACTGATGGAAGTGTATACTTATTGGAGACAGGTAAACTGACCAATGGAAGTCTACAAGTATTCTCTAATCCATCCGGAGCTAAAGTTTACGTTAACGGGACTTATGAAGGAATAACTCCATTAACTCTAACCATCCAGCCAGGGACTTATCAAGTCAGAGTTACCAAGCAAGGCTACTTGGATTATGTTAGAACAATAACAATAAACCCGGGTCAGACAACAACAATAAACGCCCAGTTGACCCCACTAGCGACATTATCAATAACCTCTGAGCCGAATGGGGCTGAAGTTTACATTAACGGAACTCATCAGGGGGTAACGCCGTTAACCCTAACCCTCAATCCGGGAACATACCAGATTAAACTCTCCAAGCAGGATTACGAGGACTACACTACTACTGTAACCATCGGCCCTGGAGAGACTAAAAACCTCTCAATAACCCTAACGCCCGCCTTTGGTTACTTAACAGTTTACTCCAACCCATCTGGCGCTGATGTTTATGTTGACGGTTCTCTCATTGGAACGACCCCACTGGAGAATTACAAGCTCTCAACAGGACAACACGAGTTAAAACTCTCCAAACAAGCTTATGCTGATTACATTAAGACAATAACAATTAATCCGGGCCAGACTACGACAATAAACGCGGAGTTGACTCCAAAACCAGCAACACTTACAATTAACTCTAATCCCAGCGGCGCAAGCGTACTCATCAACAATGCATATTGGGGAGGGACTCCGATAACCGTAAGCCTGCCACCAGGAACATACGAAGTCAAAATATCAAAGAAGGGTTACAAAGACTACATGACCACTATGTATCTCAACGCAAGTGACAGCAAAGTTATAAACGTAGAATTAACGCCCATGCCCCCAACTTTAACTGTCAACTCAACCCCATCAGGGGCTAAGGTCTACCTCGATGGAAGTTACGTGGGAGCAACCCCATTGGAGGGCACGTTATCAATCGGCCCCCACCTTCTCCAGCTCGCATATCCAAACTATCCACACTATTCAAAGTTAATATCTGCCGAGGCTGGAGGTGGGTATAACATTAACGTCAACCTAACATCCCTCAGCAATTCAGGAATCCTCTGGAGGTTCGTTGGGACTGGAGCAGTCTATGCAACCGCCTCCTCCAGCGACGGGAACTACACCGCGGCCGGCTCTGGAGACTACGTTCTTCTCTTCAACTCAACAGGGGCTCCGCTCTGGGAGTACAACGCTGGGGGAAAAGTTAATGCTATTGACCTTAGCTCTGATGGGTCTCTAATCGTGGCGGGCATCGCTGCTCCTCTCGAGTCAGGAACAAGCGGTTACTTCGTATATGCCTTCGATAGAAATGGAAACCTTCTCTGGAAGCATGATATCCCTGGGGAGGTGTGGAGCGTCGACGTCTCGGAGGATGGAAAGTACATAGCGGTAGGTTCCAGAAACTCATACGTTTATCTCTTCGACAGGAACGGAAACCTACTCTGGCAGTACCCATCCCCAGGTGGGATACCAAGCGGTTCGGGTGTACGGTCAGTGAAGATCTCTAACAACGACGCATACGTGGCGGCTGGAAGGGAGGACGGAAAGCTTTTCTTCCTCGATATAAACGGCAACCTCAAATGGTGGAAAGGCCTTGGGGATGACGTCAGAAGCGTCGACCTATCGGCGGATGGAAGCTACGTGGTGGCCGGTTCCTACGATAACAACGTGTACCTCTTTGACAGGACAGGAACTCTGAAGTGGAAGTTCAACGCGGGCTATGACGTGAGTGCCGTGGCCATCTCCAGTGATGGAAAGACAATATCCGCCAGCACATGGAAAGGTGAGGTCTACCTGCTGGACGGAAGTGGTCACTCCCTGTGGAACTATAGCACTAATGGCGGAGTCTCCACTCTGGCAATGACCTCAGACGGAAAGTACGTGGCCGCAGGAACCCAGCTTGGGAAGGTGTACGTGTTCGACACCTCCGGGGCCGTTGTATGGAGCTACTCCGAGCCCTCAAGGATATGGAGCATCTCCTTTACACCCACGGGCAGCATGGCGGTTGGAAGCAACGTACTCGATATGTTCAATCCTATGGAGGTAATAAAACTGAAGGAAGAGGCCCAATCGCTGATAGACCAGGCAACCAACCAGGTGAACTACGCGGAGCAGCACGGAATAGACGTCTCCGACGTCGAGATTCTCCTCGACAGGGCAAGGAAAGAGTTCAGAGAGAGAGATTATGCGAGCGCAAAGGCGGATGCACAGGCAGCGCTGGATAAGGCCAACCAGGCGATAGAAACTGCAAGGGAGGAGGCTGCGAGCGCCATCTCCAGCGCAGAGAAAAAGATAAACGAAGCCCTCTCACTGGACCTAAACGTCTCCGAAGCACAGACCCTCTTAAACAGCTCCAGAGAACTCTACAGCAAAGGGTTCTATCCTGAGGCCAAGGAGAAGGCCCTCAACGCTGAAGATATAGCGGAGACGGCAATAGAGAAGTACTATGCAAAAGATGCGATAGAGAACGCTACGAAAGCCATAACCATCGCCCTCAACGAAGGTGCCAACGTTAGCAGCGCCCAGGGCCTTCTAAACCAGGCACAGGCCGCGTTCAACTCGGGGGATTACAGCACTGCCAAATCTCTTGCGGAAGAGGCCAAACAGAAAGCAGAACTGGCCGTGGCAAAGACAAATGCCCAAAAAGCGATAGAAGCTGCCGGAGAGGTCATCTCCAATGCCACGGAGCACGGCATAGACGTATCGGAGGCGGAGAGCCTCCTGAAGAAGGCCCAGACAGCATATAAAAGAGGGAAGTACGATTCCGCCGAGAACTACGCAAACCAGGCGCTCGAAACGGCTACTTCCACTGTGGAAGCAGCGAGGAAAGAAGCGGAGGGAGCCATAGCATCCGCCAATGCCACAGTTAAGAACGCCATCCTGTTCTTCAACTCGGCCAGAAACGGCGGGATTGACGTGGAAGATGTCGAAGCCAACCTGACGGAAGCCAAGAACGAGCTGCAAAACGCAACCGAACTATACAATGAGGGCTACTATCCTGCCGCGGGGGAGAAGGCGAACGATTCCGCGGCTATTGCGGCCAGAATTGAATCCGTGCTTGGAAGCAGAATGGAGACGTTCAGAGGCGAAGCCCTGAGCGAGATAAAGGCCGCCAACCAGACGATACAGAGCATAAAAATGAAGCACATCGATACGAGCGAAGCGGAGGAGAAACTCCAGGAGGCCCTGAACGAATTCAACCTGAAACTGTATCCCGATGCGGCCAGACTTGCTGAGGAGGCGAAGGCATTGGCCGAAAACAAACTGGAGGAGGAGAAGAACGCCTCCAGTGAAGAAATATCCGAGGCCGAAAAGGCCGTGAACTCAACGGAAAGAAGCATTCAGACACTCAAGAGCGCGGGGATTCCGCTGGAAAAGGCCGAATCAGAGCTCAACTCCGCCAAGACAAAACTGGAGGATGCCAAAAACTACTTCCAGAACGGCTACTACACCGACGCCAAACTGTCCGCTGTGGAGGCTCTGCAGCTTGCAAACCAGTCAATGCAGGATGCCAAAGATGGGGCCAGGAAGTACGCGGTCAACATTATCGTGGGCGCCAAGAACTGCACCGATACAGCAGAGAGCCATGGCATAAACGTGAAGAACGAGAGTGCTCTGGTACAGGAGGCAATAGATGAGTTGAACAGCGAGGAGTACTTAAAAGCCGCGGAGGACGCGATGGTCGCGCTCCGGTCATGTAACGAAACTATCAAAGCGGCAGAGAGTGCGAAGGATGCAATGGACGAGACTGCCTCAATTCTCGCGGAGCTCAACTCAGAGGGGATAGGATGCCCCAATGCGACGAAGTTGCTCCAGAGCGCTCAGGAAAAGTATCAGGAAGCAGACTACACAGGAGCAGAGGAAGTGGCCTCTAAAGCGCTTGAAAAAGCAAAGGAATGCAAACAATCCGGAGAGACCGTTAAAAACGCTCTGGACGAGGTGAATTCCACGGTCACATCCTGGAAGGGGGAGGGATACTACATGGAGCCGGCAGAGGAAATCCTGAAGAATGCCACCGCTGCCCTCAGGGCCGGCAACATATCCAGGGCCCAGAGCTTAGTGACACAGACCAACTCAACGGCATGGGAGCTCAAAAAGAAATGGGATTCCGTAGAGGGTAACATAACCGCCGCGGAAAATGCAATACGTGACGCCGAGAATATGGGGCTCAACCCCAAAAAGGCGAAAGAGCTCCTAGACGAGGCCAAGTCTAACCTCTCATCGGGACATTTTGAGGAAGCAAAACAACTGGCGGAGAAAGCTATAGCGGCAGCCAACGACGTCGACGGTGACGGAGTGCCGAACTGGGAGGACTTCGCGCCCACGATAAACAACCTCTACATCTACGGAGGAGCAGGAATTCTGATACTCCTCAGTGTACTCCTCCTCTGGAGGCTGATACGGAGAAGGAGACTCAACGGCGTGTACTTCAGTATAGTAAACGCCTACAAGTCCATAGATGATGGGATAGTACCTGATGAGGCCGGGGATGAAGTGAACCGCATGAAGGAGCTCGTCAACAGGGCAGCCGACGCGTACAAAGCGGGCAACATAGGGGAGCTCCAGAGGATTCGTGAGGAGATAGACGGGCTCAGAAGCTCAGTGGAAGCCAAGATGAGAGAGTATGACGAGCTGAAGGAGGAGATAATTCGGAGTATTGAGGCCATATTTGGGGAAGGAGAAGCCATATCTGGCGAAGGGGGTGAGGTAGATGCCGAGCATTAA
- a CDS encoding serine/threonine-protein kinase: MPSIKSLTEIRRDVNDATRSMNLGLPGSEPDKAKELLREALELLREDKVEEALQVIKKAKLHALPDRKYILSTALSLRRDGERLLKGNKFEEAISKFNEALQKYRQALEISQLEGLEEENVSRIKNTIDTTDNLLKIANFRRIFERIKQAQNQNELWTALKELETTPVPMEDDRVDAIVFAHRKLVVMEMNSIIDLMGQAAEMYKKGDWYSAEKTFQKAKKMLEPLLETAKKYGLEETTKINTLLDVCTENIRGINYLLETAEVPPGWKLRIPNKESFVIEESEDVEEFFNKSVEYEKRLEEIREKYKITRLIGEGAFSYVYEAKNPRGHKVALKVLKYLDKDSVSTFKREFAAANKLNHENIVKVYHADFMRGFLEMELANSNLEEMMKERPPSVREAGRIIFEMTRALAHAHSQGVLHRDIKPSNILIFGRDTYKLGDWGLAKLTTGATRKSSLVRHKTILYASPEQVMHPDKLDERSDIFQLGIVFYEMLTGKHPFAAEYEAAIIKNITEKDVEPPSYYNLNARPFDAIVMKMLEKDPEKRYRTAREVQHDIRDVLIRMGERVKESLGSVEKRKLLAENVRLHLKVVADGLGTGGIDYVREMGELLQHMGALYRETGDADIRRLYEDLGLMLEEDKKPSRDTLKEVERVLVRYM, translated from the coding sequence ATGCCGAGCATTAAATCCCTCACCGAGATTAGGAGGGACGTTAACGACGCCACCAGGTCTATGAACCTGGGTTTACCAGGTTCCGAACCGGATAAAGCCAAGGAGCTCCTCCGTGAGGCTCTGGAGCTCCTCCGTGAGGACAAGGTCGAGGAGGCCCTTCAGGTAATAAAGAAGGCCAAGCTGCATGCCCTGCCCGACAGGAAGTACATACTCAGCACGGCTTTGAGCCTGAGGAGGGATGGAGAGAGGCTCCTCAAGGGGAACAAGTTCGAAGAGGCAATATCAAAGTTCAACGAGGCCCTTCAGAAGTACAGGCAGGCGCTGGAGATAAGCCAGCTGGAAGGCCTTGAGGAGGAGAACGTTTCGAGGATAAAGAACACTATAGACACCACCGACAACCTGCTAAAAATAGCCAACTTCAGGAGGATATTCGAGAGGATAAAGCAGGCCCAGAACCAGAACGAGCTGTGGACCGCCCTCAAGGAACTCGAGACAACCCCAGTCCCGATGGAGGACGACAGGGTCGATGCCATAGTCTTCGCCCACAGGAAGCTCGTGGTAATGGAGATGAACTCCATAATCGACCTGATGGGCCAGGCAGCGGAGATGTACAAGAAGGGGGACTGGTACTCCGCTGAAAAGACGTTCCAGAAAGCAAAGAAGATGCTTGAACCACTCCTTGAAACCGCCAAGAAGTACGGCCTAGAGGAGACGACCAAGATAAACACTCTCCTGGACGTCTGTACGGAGAACATTAGGGGCATAAACTACCTCCTTGAAACGGCGGAGGTTCCACCGGGATGGAAGCTTAGGATTCCGAACAAGGAGAGCTTCGTCATCGAGGAGAGCGAGGACGTGGAGGAGTTCTTCAACAAGTCCGTGGAGTACGAGAAGAGGCTGGAGGAGATAAGGGAGAAGTACAAGATAACCAGGCTTATTGGGGAGGGTGCTTTCTCCTACGTTTACGAGGCCAAGAACCCGCGCGGCCACAAGGTAGCCCTAAAAGTCCTCAAATACCTCGACAAAGACTCCGTTTCAACGTTCAAGCGCGAATTCGCGGCCGCCAACAAACTCAACCACGAGAACATCGTCAAAGTGTACCACGCCGACTTCATGAGGGGATTCCTCGAGATGGAGCTCGCCAACAGCAACCTGGAGGAGATGATGAAGGAAAGGCCCCCCAGCGTAAGAGAAGCCGGAAGAATAATCTTCGAAATGACGAGGGCCTTAGCCCACGCCCACTCCCAGGGAGTTCTCCACAGGGACATAAAACCCAGTAACATACTCATCTTCGGCCGCGACACTTACAAGCTCGGGGACTGGGGTCTGGCGAAGCTCACCACGGGCGCCACAAGGAAGTCCTCCCTCGTGAGGCATAAGACGATCCTCTACGCCTCCCCCGAGCAGGTGATGCACCCGGACAAGCTTGACGAGAGGAGTGATATTTTCCAGCTCGGAATAGTCTTCTACGAGATGCTCACCGGAAAACACCCGTTCGCCGCCGAATACGAGGCGGCAATCATCAAGAATATAACGGAGAAGGATGTCGAGCCGCCTTCATACTACAATCTGAACGCGAGGCCCTTTGACGCGATAGTCATGAAAATGCTGGAGAAGGATCCGGAGAAAAGGTACAGAACCGCCAGAGAGGTTCAGCACGATATAAGGGACGTCCTGATAAGGATGGGCGAAAGGGTCAAGGAGAGCCTCGGCTCCGTTGAGAAGCGGAAGCTCCTGGCTGAAAACGTTCGCCTCCACCTTAAGGTCGTTGCGGACGGGCTGGGAACAGGAGGCATAGACTACGTCAGGGAGATGGGCGAACTCCTCCAGCACATGGGTGCTCTCTACCGCGAAACGGGCGATGCCGACATCAGGAGACTTTATGAGGACTTAGGACTAATGCTCGAAGAGGACAAGAAGCCCTCACGGGACACCCTCAAAGAAGTGGAAAGAGTACTGGTACGCTACATGTAA
- a CDS encoding Stp1/IreP family PP2C-type Ser/Thr phosphatase has product MPLEKKTWSLLFLSFILILGPLPAVSGEILRADATPDLSSLVYVWNGTNQSGLFLANLPANVSEGKLNRTLLMNISPEEIAFPEAGIVVYSANGSLYILNCSNLSNVTRINVTGINTSVKLFDATGEWLAVWNGSGVIIYSIDYTSGNATPSAVIPQSGGSIQNLTTLRFTANGRHILLVWNQSVHVYNVPDFGESLSEPLPVNGIIQGITGGKDLMAILLTQEIEFFDVNTGNSTGEENLTNLTLSPRWIFLNENDSEVLLLSPNGSYAFMAPLQPQVPPAANQSNQTPQNNQSNQSSGGGGGLPPGPSNNTTTTTTTTTTTSTTSTTSTTSSSTTSTTTTSTTSTTPHHTTTTTTTTTPPMNTTTTTPPVNGTNSSTISNGTIPGGTGNITTSSGNTTNATGGKHPGKGRSIAGLIIKVLKWVAIGIAIFAAGIGALYGGRRFREYLAGRNASKEISKAESGLKEIRRELNQTGYQGEYMKLIPQIETNLRNAKKHLRSGEYNSAVKKAKEAEALIAKISKEVLLPYYMTKKMDISKNLAFKSYIGRRDNNEDAFLAEKIDGNVVLAVADGMGGHLAGEVASQEALNVLRDTVKRLGSTEPARILREAIERANLRIYEMGHDDEHPERHNMGTTLTAAIVRNNTATVGNIGDSRTYLIKKDGTIKQLTKDHSLVQELIDKGMITPEEAKRHPQKNIITKALGIQSDIEIDPEDIKEITLEPGDYLLLCSDGLTDVMSDEEIAKTVLNAPSLKEAVDLLIEKAYGMGSTDNITVVLYRHPNLSGEEEKKGKKRKR; this is encoded by the coding sequence ATGCCACTGGAGAAAAAAACATGGAGTTTGCTGTTTCTCTCCTTTATTCTGATTTTGGGCCCCCTTCCCGCCGTAAGCGGGGAGATCTTAAGAGCGGACGCGACCCCCGACCTTAGTTCCCTGGTCTACGTATGGAACGGTACAAATCAGAGCGGTCTCTTCCTGGCCAATCTACCGGCAAACGTGAGCGAAGGAAAACTCAACAGAACCCTCCTAATGAACATCAGCCCGGAGGAGATAGCATTTCCAGAAGCGGGGATCGTCGTGTACTCCGCAAACGGTAGCCTGTACATACTCAACTGCTCCAATTTAAGCAACGTAACGAGGATTAATGTCACCGGAATAAACACCAGCGTAAAGCTCTTTGATGCAACAGGAGAATGGCTGGCGGTGTGGAACGGCTCGGGAGTAATAATTTATTCAATAGACTACACCTCCGGAAACGCCACTCCCTCCGCAGTCATCCCCCAGAGCGGAGGCAGCATTCAAAACTTAACTACCCTCCGTTTCACTGCCAATGGGAGACACATCCTGCTGGTGTGGAACCAGAGCGTCCACGTCTACAACGTGCCCGACTTTGGGGAGTCCCTATCAGAACCCCTCCCTGTGAACGGGATAATCCAAGGCATAACCGGTGGAAAGGACTTAATGGCCATTCTGCTAACCCAGGAGATCGAGTTCTTCGACGTGAACACTGGCAACAGTACGGGAGAAGAGAACCTGACTAACCTAACGCTTTCTCCGAGATGGATATTCTTGAACGAGAACGACAGCGAAGTCCTCCTTCTTTCCCCAAACGGGAGCTACGCGTTCATGGCACCTCTCCAACCCCAGGTGCCCCCTGCCGCCAACCAGAGCAATCAAACCCCACAGAACAATCAGAGCAACCAGAGCAGCGGTGGAGGGGGAGGCCTGCCGCCAGGCCCATCAAACAACACAACTACTACCACAACCACTACAACCACAACATCCACGACTTCAACGACCTCAACGACATCCTCCAGCACCACAAGTACAACAACCACGTCCACAACTTCCACAACACCGCATCACACGACTACAACCACGACCACCACTACCCCTCCGATGAACACCACCACAACGACCCCCCCTGTAAACGGGACGAACTCTTCCACCATTAGCAATGGAACGATACCGGGCGGAACTGGAAACATAACAACCAGCTCAGGAAACACGACCAACGCAACGGGAGGGAAACACCCGGGCAAGGGAAGGAGCATAGCGGGGCTCATCATCAAAGTGCTCAAGTGGGTTGCAATCGGTATCGCGATATTCGCCGCTGGAATTGGAGCGCTCTACGGTGGCAGGAGGTTCAGGGAGTACCTCGCCGGAAGGAATGCCTCCAAGGAAATCTCAAAGGCAGAGTCGGGACTGAAGGAGATAAGGCGCGAGCTAAATCAGACGGGGTATCAAGGTGAGTACATGAAACTCATTCCCCAGATAGAGACAAATCTAAGGAATGCTAAGAAACACCTACGGAGTGGAGAATACAACAGTGCAGTTAAAAAAGCGAAGGAAGCGGAGGCCCTGATAGCGAAGATATCGAAAGAAGTCCTCCTCCCCTACTACATGACCAAGAAGATGGACATCTCCAAGAACCTGGCCTTCAAGTCCTACATAGGCAGAAGGGACAACAACGAGGATGCCTTCCTCGCGGAGAAGATCGACGGCAACGTGGTATTAGCGGTGGCCGACGGTATGGGCGGCCACCTGGCAGGAGAGGTGGCGAGCCAGGAGGCCCTCAACGTTCTGAGGGACACCGTTAAGCGGCTCGGCTCAACGGAACCGGCCAGAATCCTCCGTGAGGCAATAGAGAGGGCCAACCTCAGGATATACGAGATGGGCCACGACGACGAGCACCCCGAGAGGCACAACATGGGCACGACGCTAACCGCGGCGATAGTCAGGAACAACACGGCCACAGTCGGGAACATCGGCGACAGCAGGACCTACCTGATAAAGAAGGACGGGACGATAAAGCAGCTCACAAAGGACCACTCCCTCGTCCAGGAGCTCATAGACAAGGGCATGATAACCCCAGAGGAAGCGAAGAGGCACCCGCAGAAGAACATCATAACGAAGGCCCTCGGAATCCAGTCCGACATCGAGATAGACCCGGAGGACATAAAGGAAATCACCCTCGAACCCGGTGATTATCTCCTCCTCTGCTCCGACGGCCTCACCGACGTAATGAGCGACGAGGAGATAGCCAAGACCGTTCTCAACGCTCCCTCCCTCAAGGAGGCCGTCGACCTGCTCATAGAGAAGGCCTACGGCATGGGCAGCACGGACAACATCACCGTCGTCCTCTACCGCCACCCCAACCTCTCCGGGGAAGAGGAGAAGAAAGGGAAGAAGCGGAAGAGGTGA